Proteins from a genomic interval of Sphingobacterium lactis:
- a CDS encoding endonuclease/exonuclease/phosphatase family protein, translating into MKNKLIAVDFPNEEQTEDNLLQGKISILTYNIAGLPQGISAAKMPRKVSIAEIGEKVHRFDIVNVQEDFNYNTSFYSKNEHPYRTDTKGKIPVGDGLNTLSKFPIISYKRIPWRHCSGPDCWTVKGFTYSQIQLANKVVVDVYNVHANSSDNGRAARARRENIRQLANYILEHSENRPLIVMGDFNAHYAFKKDNLHEFLVTTGLTDGWVQYYRKGVFPEVIPKFLAQHMLSLNNDTESLDKIFFRNGDKLKFNPIDYQVELDYFRNADGYALSDHLAVSMQFEWIWEE; encoded by the coding sequence ATGAAAAATAAATTAATTGCTGTAGACTTTCCGAATGAGGAACAGACCGAGGACAACCTGCTTCAGGGAAAGATTTCCATTCTCACCTACAATATTGCGGGACTTCCCCAAGGGATATCCGCTGCAAAGATGCCCCGAAAAGTGAGTATCGCCGAAATTGGCGAAAAGGTACATCGCTTTGATATCGTGAATGTACAGGAGGATTTCAATTACAACACCTCGTTCTATTCCAAAAATGAACATCCATACCGGACGGATACCAAGGGCAAGATCCCCGTTGGCGATGGCCTCAATACCCTGTCTAAATTTCCCATTATTTCCTATAAGCGCATTCCCTGGCGGCACTGTTCCGGTCCGGATTGTTGGACGGTGAAAGGGTTTACCTATTCGCAGATCCAACTGGCCAATAAGGTGGTTGTGGATGTCTATAATGTACATGCCAATTCCAGCGACAATGGTCGCGCCGCCCGCGCAAGACGGGAGAATATCCGCCAATTGGCAAACTACATCCTGGAACATTCCGAAAATAGACCGTTAATCGTCATGGGGGATTTCAATGCCCATTACGCCTTCAAGAAAGATAATCTTCATGAATTCCTGGTGACCACCGGCTTGACCGACGGGTGGGTGCAATACTACCGCAAAGGCGTTTTCCCGGAAGTCATTCCAAAGTTCCTCGCCCAGCACATGTTGAGCTTAAACAACGATACCGAAAGTCTCGATAAGATCTTTTTCAGAAATGGCGACAAACTGAAGTTCAACCCTATCGACTATCAGGTCGAGTTGGATTATTTCCGCAATGCCGATGGTTATGCACTTTCCGATCATTTGGCTGTTTCCATGCAATTCGAATGGATCTGGGAAGAGTAA
- a CDS encoding endonuclease/exonuclease/phosphatase family protein, with translation MLINLPYPQKSKAWNFRFIGGLSLFILVLLLFSFKRSQGSRSNHPAAYMELTDATSGELSLLTYNIAGLPAIISSAETERSSSIERIGEQVSGFDIVNAQEDFNYNAEFYAMNTHPFRTESMGGVPFGDGLSTLSKYPILFTDRVAWKDCSGSDCLTPKGFSLSRIQLTKSVTLDVYNIHATAQNNSSAVAARKKNLQQIAAYIHEKSKDRAVLIMGDFNAHYAFAEDNVRDFQAELGLSDSWVVLRNQGKLPDHQANFVASHALEVHNDCESIDKIFFRNTDALIMHPETYQVEQAMFSNEKGQPLSDHCAISLTMKWELLDSAEEIEGATP, from the coding sequence ATGTTAATCAACCTTCCTTATCCTCAAAAAAGTAAAGCCTGGAATTTCAGATTTATCGGCGGTTTGTCCCTCTTTATTTTGGTCCTTTTGTTATTCAGTTTTAAGCGCAGTCAGGGTTCGCGGTCGAATCATCCTGCAGCCTATATGGAGCTGACAGATGCCACCTCGGGCGAATTGTCGCTGCTGACCTATAATATCGCGGGTCTTCCGGCCATTATCTCAAGTGCCGAGACCGAGCGTTCCTCGAGCATCGAACGGATTGGGGAGCAGGTAAGCGGATTTGATATTGTCAATGCACAGGAAGATTTCAATTATAACGCGGAATTTTACGCCATGAATACGCATCCTTTCCGTACGGAGAGTATGGGTGGTGTTCCTTTCGGGGATGGCTTGAGCACGCTTTCGAAATACCCGATTCTCTTTACGGACCGTGTGGCCTGGAAGGATTGCAGTGGGAGCGATTGCCTCACGCCCAAGGGATTCAGTCTCTCGCGGATTCAATTGACGAAATCAGTAACTTTAGATGTGTACAACATCCACGCTACTGCGCAAAACAACAGCAGTGCGGTAGCGGCAAGGAAGAAGAACTTACAGCAGATAGCAGCCTATATTCACGAAAAATCTAAGGACAGGGCCGTTCTCATCATGGGGGATTTCAATGCCCATTATGCTTTTGCAGAAGATAATGTACGTGATTTTCAAGCGGAACTTGGCCTTTCCGATTCTTGGGTCGTGCTGCGCAACCAGGGAAAACTTCCCGACCATCAGGCCAACTTTGTTGCTTCCCATGCGCTGGAGGTCCATAACGATTGCGAAAGCATCGATAAGATTTTCTTCCGAAATACCGATGCATTGATCATGCATCCCGAAACATACCAAGTGGAACAGGCGATGTTCTCCAATGAAAAGGGGCAGCCTTTATCCGATCATTGCGCCATTTCACTGACCATGAAATGGGAGCTGCTCGACAGTGCAGAGGAAATTGAAGGGGCCACGCCTTAA
- a CDS encoding glycosyltransferase family 4 protein, with protein MKKVAFFSEILIEDFDGASRTMFQIINRIDSSSFSYLFIHGKGPDKVQSHQSYQVPTLRIPINEDYSFAVPQLTKAKLEAALDEFQPDVIHIATPSLLGFFALKYAKRKNIPVISIYHTHFISYIAYYLRNLSTLIRPVEYWMRKAMLRFYNSCQKIYVPAHNIMEELKEIGIHGDRLALWQRGIDLNLFNPAKRNPAYIQSITHNQKPNILFASRLVWEKNVQTLIAIYQQLKRSGVDCNFIVAGDGSAYEDARQQMPEAFFLGKLNHGELSKLYASSDVFVFTSTSETYGNVVIEAMASGLPCVIANGGGSASLVEHDLNGFKCTPNNPLEYVYYIDKILKDERVKNRLQHEGLAYVQQLDWTSLANTYFADICALSRAPMNTLNWASNAS; from the coding sequence ATGAAAAAAGTCGCTTTTTTTTCGGAGATCCTTATAGAGGACTTCGATGGAGCATCTAGAACCATGTTTCAGATTATAAACCGGATAGACAGCAGCTCTTTTTCCTACCTCTTTATTCACGGAAAAGGTCCCGATAAGGTCCAATCACACCAAAGCTATCAAGTTCCTACCCTACGGATTCCCATCAATGAGGATTACAGTTTTGCGGTACCACAATTGACAAAGGCCAAGCTGGAAGCGGCCCTCGATGAGTTCCAACCGGATGTGATCCATATCGCGACCCCCTCTCTGCTCGGGTTCTTCGCCTTAAAATATGCGAAGCGTAAAAACATACCGGTCATAAGTATCTACCATACGCATTTCATCTCCTATATCGCCTACTACCTCCGGAATCTCAGCACGCTGATCCGTCCGGTGGAATATTGGATGCGCAAGGCCATGCTCCGCTTTTACAACAGCTGCCAGAAGATCTATGTTCCGGCCCATAACATTATGGAAGAGCTGAAAGAGATCGGCATACATGGGGACCGCCTGGCGCTATGGCAGCGCGGGATCGACCTCAACCTGTTCAACCCCGCGAAAAGAAATCCAGCCTATATACAGTCCATCACCCATAACCAAAAACCCAATATCCTGTTTGCGAGCAGGTTGGTATGGGAGAAGAACGTACAGACGTTGATTGCGATCTATCAGCAGTTGAAAAGGTCCGGTGTGGATTGCAATTTTATCGTTGCTGGCGATGGCTCGGCTTATGAGGATGCACGGCAGCAGATGCCAGAAGCATTTTTCCTGGGCAAACTCAACCACGGTGAGCTTTCCAAGCTGTATGCCTCCTCCGACGTATTTGTCTTCACCTCCACTTCGGAGACCTATGGGAATGTGGTCATCGAAGCCATGGCATCGGGACTTCCCTGTGTCATTGCCAATGGTGGCGGAAGTGCCAGCCTAGTGGAGCACGACCTTAACGGGTTCAAGTGTACCCCGAACAATCCGTTGGAATATGTGTACTACATCGACAAGATCCTGAAGGATGAGCGCGTGAAGAACCGCCTGCAACACGAAGGTCTTGCCTATGTGCAGCAATTGGATTGGACAAGTTTGGCCAATACCTATTTCGCGGATATCTGTGCACTGTCGCGTGCCCCAATGAATACCCTGAACTGGGCCAGCAACGCATCATGA
- a CDS encoding lysylphosphatidylglycerol synthase transmembrane domain-containing protein, producing MSKKTLKVVLVLIIVGSIAVFLYNTDLQATKQELHTIGGKFFYLLGITFLAYVFGTLSWYACLGEGRKKIGILQLFAVRQVGETVGQFNPTSVVGGDLYKAELLKPYGMRKELALQSVATARITIVLSQILLLLFACGWLLGTDAATNLPPSMKWGAYGIVGVLMGIKLSFLYWLMFSKKNPAPAAEHPSSLFGRLRYQLQKLLADIRTAYRQSPKQFWLSYLLAAIHWIIGSLEFYLILIFLGFAVTPLHGLLLDMGVIIFKSAGAFVPGQLGVEEFGNKMMLQLIGIAAGSVWISASILRRSRQLSWLIIGFILYLFLRKNTQAKSAFSNGNIIC from the coding sequence ATGAGCAAGAAAACCCTGAAGGTCGTCCTTGTCCTGATCATTGTTGGCAGCATTGCTGTTTTCCTTTACAACACGGATCTACAGGCTACAAAGCAGGAGCTTCATACCATTGGGGGCAAGTTCTTCTACCTGCTGGGCATTACCTTTCTGGCGTATGTCTTCGGGACCCTATCGTGGTATGCCTGTTTGGGCGAAGGCCGGAAAAAGATCGGTATCCTGCAGCTCTTTGCCGTTCGTCAGGTGGGCGAAACAGTTGGGCAGTTCAACCCGACCAGTGTGGTCGGTGGGGACCTCTATAAAGCAGAGCTCCTGAAGCCTTATGGCATGAGGAAGGAGCTGGCGCTGCAATCCGTTGCCACCGCCCGGATCACGATCGTCCTATCCCAGATATTGCTGTTGCTGTTTGCCTGCGGTTGGCTGTTGGGGACTGATGCTGCAACGAACCTGCCTCCATCCATGAAGTGGGGAGCCTATGGCATTGTAGGCGTATTGATGGGCATCAAACTTTCCTTTCTCTATTGGTTGATGTTCAGCAAAAAGAATCCAGCGCCTGCGGCTGAACACCCCAGCTCGCTGTTCGGCAGGTTGCGCTATCAGCTACAGAAACTGTTGGCCGATATCCGCACAGCCTATCGCCAGAGTCCGAAGCAGTTCTGGCTCTCGTATCTGCTCGCGGCCATCCATTGGATCATCGGAAGCCTTGAGTTCTACCTGATCTTGATTTTTCTGGGCTTTGCCGTCACACCTCTGCACGGACTCCTGCTCGACATGGGCGTCATCATCTTTAAGAGTGCAGGCGCCTTTGTGCCGGGTCAACTCGGTGTGGAGGAGTTTGGCAACAAGATGATGCTGCAACTGATCGGCATCGCCGCGGGCAGTGTATGGATTTCCGCTTCTATACTCCGTCGGTCCAGGCAGTTGTCCTGGCTGATCATCGGGTTTATCCTTTATCTTTTTTTACGAAAAAACACACAGGCCAAATCGGCTTTTAGCAATGGAAATATTATTTGTTAG
- a CDS encoding glycosyltransferase family 4 protein, which yields MEILFVSHKYPPATGGMEKQSLELIDGVAKHCKVHRLVYRKGEDNLLLFFLQLNRNILHLLKENPGIQLIHFNDGLIAALALFHKGYAHIKRVVTLHGLDVVFPLPYFQQYILPKFNRYDQLITVSRATAEAAILRGIAPEKITVVKNGVDHGMATPSPSTLAELSLLYPVLLKHKSYMLTLGRPVKRKGFSWFLREVVPTLPPDFHLLMVGPFEARKSLTERLLGLLPQKLYHLLTLFLGYPSDQGEIRKLLKQGHLQDRVTHLGKVPFAHLHTLLAHASAFLMPNIKVSGDMEGFGLVCLEASLSGTLVLASDCEGITDAILPYKNGLLLPAGNARAWKEQIVKVLEDPAFFKQRALEFRDYSRQHYGWEKMALDYVQVFQDIVQEEINVRQVG from the coding sequence ATGGAAATATTATTTGTTAGTCATAAATATCCACCTGCGACGGGCGGCATGGAAAAACAGAGCTTGGAACTTATTGATGGCGTTGCGAAGCACTGTAAGGTTCACCGCTTGGTGTACCGCAAGGGCGAGGACAACCTGTTGCTGTTCTTCCTGCAGCTTAACAGGAATATCTTGCACCTGCTGAAAGAAAATCCAGGCATCCAACTGATCCATTTCAATGATGGCCTCATCGCTGCGCTTGCCCTATTCCATAAGGGCTACGCCCATATCAAACGCGTCGTTACCCTACATGGACTGGATGTCGTTTTCCCGCTGCCCTATTTTCAGCAATACATTTTGCCGAAGTTCAATCGGTATGACCAGCTCATCACCGTCAGCAGGGCTACAGCGGAAGCGGCTATCCTCCGCGGTATTGCGCCGGAAAAGATAACCGTCGTTAAGAATGGAGTCGACCACGGCATGGCTACCCCCAGCCCGTCAACTCTCGCTGAACTTTCCCTATTATACCCTGTACTGCTCAAGCATAAATCGTACATGCTGACCTTGGGCAGACCCGTGAAGAGAAAGGGCTTCTCGTGGTTCCTACGGGAAGTCGTGCCCACGCTCCCACCCGATTTCCACCTCCTGATGGTCGGGCCTTTTGAGGCCAGGAAAAGCCTGACTGAAAGGCTATTGGGTCTTTTACCCCAAAAGCTCTACCATCTGCTGACCCTATTTCTGGGATACCCCTCGGATCAGGGAGAAATTCGGAAACTGCTAAAACAGGGGCACCTCCAGGATCGGGTGACCCATCTGGGGAAGGTCCCTTTTGCACACCTGCATACCTTATTGGCACATGCCTCCGCTTTCCTGATGCCCAACATCAAGGTTTCCGGTGATATGGAAGGCTTCGGATTGGTCTGTCTGGAAGCATCCCTTTCCGGCACGCTCGTCCTCGCAAGTGATTGCGAGGGTATTACCGATGCCATCCTGCCCTATAAGAACGGTCTATTGCTCCCTGCCGGCAATGCACGGGCCTGGAAGGAACAGATAGTTAAGGTCCTCGAAGATCCTGCTTTCTTTAAACAGCGGGCGCTGGAGTTCCGCGACTATAGCCGCCAACATTATGGATGGGAGAAAATGGCGCTGGATTACGTGCAGGTTTTTCAGGATATAGTACAAGAGGAAATCAATGTGCGGCAGGTCGGTTAA
- the dinB gene encoding DNA polymerase IV, translating to MELFDNKRFVAHLDLDTFFVSVERLKNSQFIGKPLIVGGMSDRAVVSACSYETRKFGVHSAMPMKLALRLCPHAIVVRGDMDSYSYYSRVVTDVVRDTVPVMEKASVDEFYVDLTGVDRFFGCSQFMMELKDKIRKESGLPISYALASNKLISKVATDDAKPDGRKEVEHGLERSYLAPLKIQRMPGIGEKTSMLLMQMGVRTIKILSEIPVPMMQNLLGKNGIELSRKANGIDPSPIVPYSEQKSIGTEETFQQDTIDVQFLHSELVRMTERLTFQLRKQERLTGCVTVKLRYSNFDTVSKQMVIPYTASDAVLLKRVKELFMKLYDRRMLVRLIGVRFSHLVQGSQQINLFEDTEEAVKLYQAMDAMRARFGDEAIKRAISVNKVQGKAASPHF from the coding sequence ATGGAATTGTTTGATAATAAGCGGTTTGTGGCTCATTTGGACCTGGATACATTTTTTGTGAGTGTGGAGCGTTTAAAGAACAGCCAATTTATAGGGAAGCCCCTGATTGTGGGGGGGATGAGTGATCGCGCCGTTGTTTCTGCCTGCAGTTACGAGACGCGGAAATTTGGGGTTCACAGCGCCATGCCGATGAAATTGGCGTTGCGGCTGTGTCCACATGCGATCGTTGTCCGGGGGGATATGGATAGTTACAGCTATTATTCGCGGGTGGTGACGGATGTGGTTCGGGATACGGTTCCGGTGATGGAGAAAGCCAGTGTTGATGAGTTTTATGTGGACCTGACGGGTGTGGATCGTTTTTTTGGCTGCAGCCAGTTTATGATGGAGCTGAAGGATAAGATCAGGAAGGAGAGCGGGCTGCCGATCAGTTATGCGCTGGCCTCGAATAAGCTGATCAGTAAGGTGGCCACGGACGATGCCAAGCCGGACGGACGGAAGGAAGTGGAGCATGGGCTGGAGCGTTCGTACCTGGCGCCGCTGAAGATCCAACGGATGCCGGGGATTGGGGAAAAGACGAGTATGCTGTTGATGCAGATGGGGGTGCGGACGATCAAGATCTTAAGCGAGATCCCCGTGCCGATGATGCAGAATCTGCTGGGCAAGAATGGCATCGAACTGTCGCGGAAGGCCAATGGCATTGATCCTTCGCCGATCGTGCCCTATTCGGAGCAGAAGAGCATCGGAACGGAGGAAACCTTTCAGCAGGACACCATCGATGTACAGTTCCTGCACAGTGAGCTGGTACGGATGACCGAGCGGCTGACCTTTCAGTTGCGCAAACAGGAGCGCCTGACGGGTTGTGTCACCGTGAAGTTGCGGTACTCCAACTTTGATACGGTAAGTAAGCAAATGGTAATCCCGTATACGGCGTCGGATGCGGTGCTGTTGAAGCGGGTGAAGGAGCTGTTCATGAAACTGTATGACCGACGGATGTTGGTACGCCTGATTGGGGTGCGGTTCAGTCACCTGGTGCAGGGGTCGCAGCAGATCAATCTGTTCGAGGATACTGAAGAAGCGGTGAAGCTCTACCAAGCGATGGATGCCATGCGGGCTCGCTTTGGGGATGAGGCTATAAAACGGGCCATATCCGTCAATAAGGTGCAGGGCAAAGCCGCATCGCCCCATTTTTAA
- a CDS encoding alpha/beta hydrolase produces the protein MKRYLLLFFAILVVGLTSAQEKGYTLKANISYAPAGADAYRQERCQLDIYVPNGKRDFVTVLWFHGGGLTGGQREIPAYLKEQGIAVIGVGYRLSPHVKVEEIIQDAALAVKWTFQHIAQYGGNPKKIVLSGHSAGGYLNLMLALNKRYLSEVGLDADDLMAAVPFSAQCITHFTARAEQGIDVNQPIVDALAPLYWVRKSPVPILLITGDRELEMVGRYEENAYLARMLKIVGHPQIKLLELDGYDHGMVYPALPLLVKEITRLEKTK, from the coding sequence ATGAAAAGATACCTGCTTTTGTTTTTTGCTATCCTTGTTGTTGGTCTTACTTCCGCTCAGGAAAAAGGATATACCCTGAAGGCAAATATTTCCTATGCGCCAGCTGGTGCGGATGCCTACCGGCAGGAACGCTGCCAATTGGATATCTATGTACCGAACGGCAAACGCGATTTTGTAACCGTACTGTGGTTCCATGGTGGTGGGCTTACGGGTGGTCAGCGAGAGATTCCTGCTTACTTGAAGGAGCAGGGGATTGCCGTGATCGGCGTCGGTTATCGGCTATCGCCTCATGTCAAGGTGGAAGAGATCATTCAAGATGCGGCGTTGGCCGTGAAATGGACCTTCCAGCATATCGCGCAATACGGTGGCAATCCCAAGAAGATTGTGCTTTCGGGGCATTCCGCAGGGGGATACCTCAACCTAATGCTCGCCCTGAACAAAAGGTACCTGTCCGAAGTAGGCTTGGATGCGGATGACCTGATGGCTGCTGTACCTTTCAGTGCCCAGTGCATTACCCATTTTACCGCTCGTGCCGAACAGGGTATCGACGTCAACCAGCCTATTGTTGATGCCTTGGCCCCCCTGTATTGGGTACGAAAAAGTCCGGTGCCGATTCTGCTCATTACGGGCGATCGGGAGTTGGAAATGGTAGGCCGTTATGAGGAGAATGCGTATCTGGCGCGGATGCTCAAGATCGTCGGTCACCCGCAGATCAAGCTGCTGGAATTGGATGGCTATGACCATGGGATGGTCTATCCCGCACTTCCGCTGTTGGTGAAAGAAATTACGCGCCTGGAAAAGACAAAATAA
- a CDS encoding DNA gyrase/topoisomerase IV subunit A, producing MSDEINYTEENNDSNPNQDQQSNTIPLSGLYENWFLDYASYVILDRAVPHINDGFKPVQRRILHSLKEMDDGRYNKAANVIGNTMKYHPHGDASIGDAMVQIGQKDLLIDCQGNWGDPITGDSAAAPRYIEGRLSKFANEVVFNPDTTDWQLSYDGRNKEPVTLPVKFPLLLAQGAEGIAVGLATKIMPHNFIELIDGSIQVLKGERPAIYPDFPTGGMADVSAYNEGQRGGKIRVRAKIEERDKKTLAITEIPFGTTTGGLIDSIVSANEKGKIKIKKIEDNTAANVEIIVHLAPGISPDVTIDALYAFTGCETSISPNTCVIKNNKPHFMSVNDILIENTKQTKSLLKQELEIRLNELQEKIFFSSLLKIFIQEGMYKHPDYENAGDFDTVVEVLNRLFAPFFDQFYRPILPEDYKRLIDKPMSSITRFDVKKADEMMKALDDEIKEVRRNLRNLTEYSIKWFEYIRSKYSKGRERKTELRVFDRVEATQVALANAKLYVNREEGFIGTNMKKDELVGDCSDIDDIIVFRGDGKYSVVKVQDKIFVGKDIIHVAVFKKGDERTVYNAIYKDGATGTSYIKRFSVTAVTRDKDYDIGKGSKGTKILYFTANPNGEAEVVNIQLKPHSKLRKLTFDMDFAEIAIKGRASQGNIVSKYPVKKVTFKSAGVSTLAGRKIWYDDILKRLNADDRGRFLGEFDGDDKILMVLNDGSYELTSFDLNNHFDERMIRLEKFTPEQVYTAIHQDGKTGTYYVKRFTFDDIPVGKRTRFLGEESKLIILTNNDQPVVHLDILKGKSQTKEQQEQDLTEIVDVKGMKAQGNRLSFHTVQKIKLLSEEKDLSVTPEPTAGPENQANDTPEAATDGPKKTTDKASEPAPSASDISFEITNPDDVQIDDNGQLGLFGGNEEDEEG from the coding sequence ATGAGCGACGAGATCAACTATACAGAAGAGAATAACGACTCGAACCCAAATCAAGACCAACAGAGCAATACCATCCCCCTATCGGGACTCTATGAAAACTGGTTTTTAGATTATGCTTCTTATGTGATATTGGACCGTGCGGTTCCACATATCAACGATGGCTTCAAGCCCGTTCAGCGCCGTATTCTCCACTCCTTGAAGGAGATGGACGATGGACGGTACAACAAGGCGGCGAATGTCATTGGGAACACGATGAAGTATCACCCCCATGGGGATGCTTCCATCGGGGATGCCATGGTACAGATTGGGCAGAAGGATTTATTGATCGACTGCCAGGGAAACTGGGGTGATCCCATCACGGGAGACTCCGCTGCGGCACCCCGTTATATCGAGGGGCGTCTCTCCAAGTTTGCCAATGAGGTGGTCTTCAATCCGGACACCACGGATTGGCAACTGAGCTACGACGGCAGGAACAAGGAACCTGTCACGCTTCCCGTCAAATTCCCCTTGCTATTGGCACAGGGCGCGGAGGGAATTGCGGTCGGATTGGCGACCAAGATTATGCCGCACAACTTCATTGAGCTCATCGACGGATCCATACAAGTCCTGAAAGGTGAAAGACCAGCCATTTACCCCGATTTCCCAACGGGTGGTATGGCCGATGTTTCGGCATACAATGAAGGGCAGCGCGGTGGAAAGATCCGCGTACGTGCGAAAATCGAAGAACGCGATAAGAAAACCCTCGCGATTACGGAAATCCCTTTCGGTACCACAACAGGTGGGCTGATTGACAGTATCGTATCGGCGAACGAAAAAGGAAAGATCAAGATCAAGAAAATAGAGGACAACACAGCCGCCAATGTGGAAATCATTGTGCACCTCGCACCTGGTATCTCTCCGGACGTCACCATCGATGCACTCTACGCATTCACGGGCTGTGAAACATCCATTTCTCCCAATACCTGCGTGATCAAGAACAATAAGCCTCATTTCATGAGCGTGAATGATATCTTGATCGAAAACACCAAGCAGACCAAGAGTCTCCTGAAACAGGAACTGGAGATCCGCTTGAATGAATTGCAGGAAAAGATATTCTTTAGCTCGCTCTTGAAGATCTTTATTCAAGAAGGGATGTACAAACATCCGGATTATGAAAATGCTGGCGATTTTGATACCGTTGTGGAGGTGCTGAACCGTTTGTTTGCGCCATTCTTCGACCAATTCTACCGCCCAATCCTTCCGGAGGATTACAAACGCCTGATCGACAAACCCATGAGCAGCATCACGCGCTTCGACGTGAAGAAAGCAGATGAGATGATGAAAGCCTTGGACGATGAGATCAAGGAGGTTCGCCGCAACTTGAGAAACCTGACGGAATACAGTATCAAATGGTTCGAGTATATCCGCAGCAAGTACAGTAAGGGCCGCGAGCGTAAAACGGAGCTCCGTGTGTTCGACCGGGTGGAAGCGACACAGGTCGCTTTGGCCAATGCCAAACTGTATGTCAACCGGGAGGAAGGTTTTATCGGTACCAACATGAAGAAGGACGAACTTGTGGGCGATTGTTCCGATATTGACGATATCATTGTATTCCGAGGTGACGGAAAATACTCCGTAGTGAAGGTTCAGGATAAGATTTTCGTCGGGAAGGACATCATCCACGTAGCCGTCTTCAAGAAAGGTGATGAACGCACCGTATACAATGCCATTTACAAAGATGGTGCAACCGGTACAAGCTATATCAAACGGTTCTCTGTTACTGCCGTTACCCGTGATAAAGATTACGATATCGGCAAGGGCAGCAAAGGAACCAAGATTCTATATTTCACTGCCAATCCGAACGGAGAGGCCGAAGTTGTGAACATCCAGCTTAAACCCCATTCAAAACTCCGCAAGCTTACATTTGACATGGATTTTGCGGAAATTGCCATCAAAGGGCGTGCCTCGCAAGGGAATATCGTCAGCAAATATCCGGTGAAGAAAGTAACCTTCAAAAGTGCAGGTGTCTCCACGCTGGCCGGACGCAAAATCTGGTATGACGACATCCTGAAACGCCTGAATGCGGATGACCGCGGTCGATTCCTGGGTGAATTCGATGGGGATGACAAAATATTAATGGTTCTGAACGACGGTTCCTATGAGCTGACCTCCTTCGACCTGAACAACCATTTTGATGAGCGCATGATCCGCTTGGAGAAATTCACGCCGGAACAGGTTTATACCGCGATTCATCAGGATGGAAAAACGGGCACCTATTACGTGAAGCGCTTTACCTTCGATGATATTCCAGTAGGCAAGCGAACACGTTTCCTTGGCGAGGAGAGCAAATTGATTATCTTGACCAACAACGATCAGCCAGTTGTTCACCTGGATATCCTGAAAGGGAAATCGCAGACCAAAGAACAACAGGAACAGGATCTGACGGAGATCGTGGATGTAAAGGGCATGAAAGCACAGGGCAATCGCCTGAGCTTCCACACGGTACAGAAAATCAAGTTGCTATCCGAAGAGAAAGATCTATCGGTAACACCGGAACCAACAGCAGGTCCGGAGAATCAGGCCAACGATACCCCTGAAGCGGCAACTGACGGACCGAAGAAAACAACAGATAAGGCGAGTGAGCCTGCTCCATCGGCCAGCGATATCTCCTTTGAGATCACAAACCCCGATGATGTGCAGATCGACGACAATGGACAGTTGGGCTTATTTGGCGGAAACGAAGAGGACGAAGAAGGTTAA